The following proteins come from a genomic window of Dysidea avara chromosome 12, odDysAvar1.4, whole genome shotgun sequence:
- the LOC136241573 gene encoding NACHT, LRR and PYD domains-containing protein 3-like: MDRSDHRGLNKFKAPEKATSTPLLRDLQNHVTPNYAARWRMIGTQLGLRSGTLDIIEYNNRDRAEPCCNAILKKWLEVDPSASWEKLFKVIESPAVSSDQAPDKVTSKPDMDKSTVTDQGVSILSDRVRQLNIQTRFAIDEDAWPPNQPQDFTPLLLVHHKGQYTFKPTPALQLAGSIQSSRPYFKRYPQDSHQSQREALDNSKTTKQLLDILAPLQKRDNAQFILVEGLPGIGKSLLLQEIAYNWAKGMLLQQIKLVLFIQLRSPAVQQVSLVADLFQLVCEGDKKAPGIATASSDHFFENKGEGLVFLFDGFDEFPEHLQKDSLITSILKRKVLPHCGLVVSSRPHASVRLRQQATIRVDILGFAKEERKLYIEQSLKGQPHAVRELTKYLEGNLTINGLCFIPFNMVILIYLYKQGIPLPSNSTQLYNYFICLTICRHLAKSGHLLDNTITDLASLPEPCNTIVKQLSKLALEGINNNKLIFTLAEMRTACPSIEGALDGFGLLQAVQHFGLTGKTMTFNFVHFSIQEFMAAHHITQLPPDEELRVLEAKFWSYIHSNVFAMYTSLTKGQRSAFKQFLSGGDDTIAIAEIFLKEQLKCLRLFRSFHEANDEAMYTSIQQAQIFDNKVIDLGTSLSPYDIECVTLFLTCSPHKEWKKLGLWRCHIQDHHVSILLRDLMSHDVTITYLHLSYNGFTRSSSSPISDLTIHCRVEVLDISGNDTIGEDPALYNMLTHPSSRLVRLNMRYTRLSSPSAITLFTAISKGNKLEELDISHNLITDEACDVIATTMKNNTSLVWLRMWGNKISGEAAQRLLQALYNNDTLEELWLSSGYTGDVKKRIRSLEEEINKNRESRGCQTKLIIIC; the protein is encoded by the exons ATGGATAGAAGTGATCATAGAGGACTAAACAAGTTTAAAGCACCTGAGAAAG CTACCAGTACTCCACTACTGAGAGATCTTCAGAACCACGTCACTCCAAATTATGCCGCTCGCTGGAGAATGATAGGAACACAACTGGGTCTACGCAGTGGAACACTTGACATCATAGAATATAACAATCGGGACAGAGCTGAGCCTTGTTGCAATGCGATTTTGAAGAAATGGCTTGAAGTGGACCCCTCTGCTAGTTGGGAGAAGTTGTTTAAAGTGATAGAGTCACCTGCAGTGTCCAGTGATCAAGCTCCTGATAAAG TGACCTCCAAACCTGACATGGACAAGTCAACGGTCACTGATCAAG GAGTCTCCATATTGTCCGACAGAGTGAGACAACTCAATATACAAACACGGTTTGCCATTGATGAAGATGCTTGGCCACCTAACCAGCCACAAGATTTTACTCCACTTTTATTGGTTCACCATAAAGGTCAATACACCTTCAAACCAACACCTGCGTTACAATTGGCTGGATCTATCCAATCAAGTAGACCTTACTTCAAGCGTTACCCACAGGACAGCCACCAATCACAGAGAGAAGCACTTGATAACAGTAAGACAACTAAACAACTACTTGATATCTTAGCTCCACTACAAAAACGTGATAATGCGCAGTTTATCTTAGTCGAGGGGTTGCCTGGTATTGGCAAATCTTTGTTATTACAAGAAATAGCATACAATTGGGCTAAAGGAATGTTGTTACAACAAATCAAGTTAGTTCTCTTCATTCAGTTACGTAGCCCAGCAGTACAGCAGGTGTCACTTGTCGCTGACCTCTTCCAGTTGGTCTGTGAAGGAGACAAGAAGGCCCCAGGTATCGCTACTGCATctagtgaccacttctttgaaAATAAAGGTGAAGGGCTTGTTTTTCTTTTTGATGGCTTTGACGAGTTCCCAGAACACCTACAAAAAGATAGTTTAATCACTAGCATACTGAAGCGTAAGGTGCTACCTCATTGTGGCTTGGTAGTGTCATCTCGTCCACATGCCTCAGTGAGACTCCGACAACAAGCCACCATCAGAGTTGACATCTTGGGCTTTGCTAAAGAGGAACGAAAGTTATACATTGAACAGTCCCTGAAGGGACAGCCACATGCAGTTAGAGAGCTCACCAAATATCTTGAAGGTAATCTGACTATCAATGGCCTGTGTTTTATCCCCTTCAATATGGTAATCTTGATTTATCTGTACAAACAGGGAATTCCCCTTCCCAGCAATTCTACACAGCTTTACAATTACTTCATCTGTCTTACCATCTGTCGACATCTTGCCAAGTCTGGTCACCTTCTTGATAACACCATCACTGATCTAGCCAGCCTCCCCGAGCCCTGTAACACAATAGTTAAACAGCTGTCTAAGTTAGCCCTCGAGGGTATTAATAACAACAAGCTAATCTTTACCTTGGCGGAGATGAGAACAGCTTGTCCAAGCATCGAAGGTGCACTCGACGGCTTTGGGCTGTTACAGGCTGTTCAACACTTTGGCCTCACTGGTAAAACCATGACATTCAACTTCGTCCATTTTTCCATTCAGGAGTTCATGGCCGCTCACCACATCACTCAGCTTCCTCCAGACGAAGAGCTGCGAGTGCTCGAAGCGAAGTTCTGGAGCTATATTCATTCCAACGTGTTTGCAATGTACACCTCGCTTACCAAGGGACAGCGATCTGCTTTTAAACAATTTCTCTCAGGCGGGGATGACACTATAGCCATCGCTGAAATATTCTTGAAGGAGCAACTGAAGTGTCTTCGCTTGTTTCGCTCCTTCCACGAGGCCAACGATGAAGCGATGTACACTTCTATACAACAAGCACAAATCTTCGATAACAAAGTAATCGACCTTGGCACTAGCCTATCACCATACGATATTGAGTGTGTTACACTCTTCCTTACCTGCTCACCCCACAAGGAGTGGAAGAAGCTTGGCTTGTGGCGCTGCCATATCCAAGATCATCACGTTAGTATTCTTCTTCGTGATCTGATGTCTCATGACGTCACAATCACATACCTACACTTGTCATATAATGGCTTCACCAGATCTTCCTCTTCCCCCATTAGTGACCTTACCATCCACTGTAGAGTGGAAGTGTTGGATATTAGTGGTAACGACACCATCGGAGAGGACCCTGCTCTCTACAACATGTTGACCCATCCCTCCTCTAGGCTAGTGAGACTGAACATGAGGTATACCAGATTATCATCACCATCAGCCATTACCCTATTCACTGCAATATCAAAGGGTAACAAACTGGAGGAGCTCGACATTAGCCACAATCTCATCACTGATGAAGCTTGTGATGTCATTGCCACtacaatgaagaacaatacatCACTAGTCTGGCTGAGGATGTGGGGCAACAAGATCAGTGGAGAAGCTGCTCAACGTCTACTACAAG